Proteins co-encoded in one Synergistales bacterium genomic window:
- a CDS encoding M15 family metallopeptidase encodes MRQIDQWNDPIPQGSDINWRGVRGIPIEEEGESLHVVGHRPDRVVSCPQYFLQGLPGALPAVFLRREVLIRLARAAERLPDGYRFVVFDGWRSASLQETLFSCCLSELRRAHPQESEEALNEWAVAYVARPSVDERAPSPHLTGGAVDLTIADERGLELDMGTAFDATVSESTTSYYEDAFAGGRELSVRELQCLRNRRLLYWVMVEAGFSNFTGEWWHYDYGNQSWAWTRGERAAFYGATAPELRWWKGGESG; translated from the coding sequence GTGCGACAGATCGATCAGTGGAACGATCCGATCCCGCAGGGCAGTGATATCAACTGGCGGGGCGTCCGTGGTATCCCCATCGAGGAGGAGGGGGAGTCGCTCCATGTGGTGGGGCACCGGCCGGACCGGGTGGTGTCCTGTCCGCAGTACTTCCTGCAGGGATTGCCCGGTGCGCTGCCGGCGGTCTTCCTGCGCAGGGAGGTGTTGATCCGGCTGGCCAGGGCGGCGGAACGCCTCCCCGACGGCTACCGTTTCGTTGTCTTCGACGGCTGGCGGAGCGCCTCGCTGCAGGAGACCCTCTTTTCCTGCTGTCTCTCGGAGCTGCGGAGGGCCCATCCGCAGGAGAGCGAGGAGGCGCTCAACGAGTGGGCCGTCGCCTATGTGGCCCGCCCCTCGGTGGACGAGCGTGCGCCGTCGCCCCACCTCACCGGCGGTGCGGTGGACCTGACCATCGCCGACGAGCGGGGGCTGGAGCTCGACATGGGCACCGCCTTCGACGCCACCGTCTCCGAATCGACCACCAGCTACTACGAGGATGCCTTCGCAGGCGGCAGGGAGCTCTCGGTGCGGGAGCTCCAGTGCCTGCGCAACCGGCGATTGCTCTACTGGGTGATGGTCGAGGCGGGGTTCAGCAACTTCACCGGCGAGTGGTGGCACTACGACTATGGCAACCAGAGCTGGGCCTGGACGAGGGGGGAACGGGCCGCCTTCTACGGCGCGACCGCCCCGGAGCTGCGCTGGTGGAAGGGGGGCGAGAGCGGGTAG